ACTGCAGCCATAAGTCTTACTAACTTGGCATGCGGTTCAGCAAGAGTTCGAACAAATTTCTCGACTGGCGCTTTCATTACAAACATCAGCTTAGCTAGAGCTTCCTCACGAGTAGGTAGACTAGCAACTGCTTCTAGTTGCTCAGCACTATATAATTTTCCGCCAACTGATAACGCCTTAATAGAAAGACGGTCAAAGTTTTTAGAAAAATCTTTTAATAAGCGTGCTGCATCGCTAGGTGCTTCCATAGACAAAGCGATAAACAAAGGGCCAACTAAAGAATCATTCAAACAGGCAAAATCTGTTTTTTCAAATGCTCGTCGAGTTAATGTGTTAGGCACCACTCGCAAATATACATTTGCTTTACGGGCTTCTGCACGTAACTGCGTCATTTGATTAACAGTTAAACCACGATAATCAGCA
Above is a window of Legionella adelaidensis DNA encoding:
- the rplJ gene encoding 50S ribosomal protein L10, which gives rise to MTLTLAAKKAVVEEVTAVASKAISAVVADYRGLTVNQMTQLRAEARKANVYLRVVPNTLTRRAFEKTDFACLNDSLVGPLFIALSMEAPSDAARLLKDFSKNFDRLSIKALSVGGKLYSAEQLEAVASLPTREEALAKLMFVMKAPVEKFVRTLAEPHAKLVRLMAAVKDKKAAG